A single Apostichopus japonicus isolate 1M-3 chromosome 11, ASM3797524v1, whole genome shotgun sequence DNA region contains:
- the LOC139975867 gene encoding uncharacterized protein isoform X1: MNASKFVVVPVTYTKTRNKLTGVKMNTTSVFLVLVFSDFFVFMKAIVVNRTLQFEDPMKIYTVLQGDRVGLLCSPNDVDDIKIFTTGSLVASGRLEEPVSDEFDFECNETSCTLSIKQVEKKHADIYTCYLPQTSLKIEVLSSPSQDYPVCNSSYTNHTFFLDSFQEPFCFSCLSEEGFPAVNMSLSVNHGDGEINNISDENLTIYETNETVLISYSSYLDSSFNNSTFVCTVTQQLPAPYHSYNKSCSFGPLMLPVFSVSIHPSYYTVTTKNTENIILMCTSNVSGVVLEWTNIPLDDWNYNITRINDSSQLKILDYGSSIDLPITMQCSGSYGGITVSQYATIDIASTDEHIILSTLITAVLIVFVILVIIAIVLELIGVLINRKTKKQQLPAMSLTDTGLTRSNLSSQGNTQSPLPVTYTTTVSPESMNMQHRRMNEDLLYARSITLQQETEKETEQYFDINEVASFTYDKDDYLDPSQHETAVLYHDIS; this comes from the exons ATGAACGCATCTAAg TTTGTGGTAGTACCTGTCACCTACACGAAAACCAGAAACAAATTAACAGGTGTTAAGATGAATACAACTTCAGTATTTCTGGTACTGGTGTTTTCcgatttttttgtatttatgaaAGCAATTGTTGTAAATAGAACGTTACAGTTTGAAGATCCTATGAAGATATACACAGTTTTGCAAGGTGATAGAGTTGGTCTTTTATGTAGCCcaaatgatgttgatgatatAAAAATTTTTACCACAGGATCACTGGTTGCCTCAGGGAGACTGGAGGAACCGGTATCAGATGAATTTGACTTTGAATGCAATGAAACAAGTTGTACACTAAGCATTAAACAAGTAGAGAAGAAACATGCTGACATTTATACGTGCTATTTGCCCCAGACGTCTTTGAAGATAGAAGTATTGAGCAGTCCTTCACAGGATTATCCTGTGTGTAATTCAAGCTACACCAATCATACATTCTTCCTCGATTCGTTCCAAGAACCTTTTTGTTTTAGTTGTCTGTCTGAAGAAGGATTTCCAGCAGTTAACATGTCATTATCTGTCAATCATGGAGATGGTGAGATAAACAACATAAGTGACGAAAATTTAACGATTTATGAAACAAATGAGACTGTTTTAATTTCTTATTCATCATATCTGGATTCATCGTTTAATAACAGTACCTTTGTATGTACTGTCACACAACAGTTACCTGCTCCCTATCACAGCTACAATAAATCTTGTTCTTTCGGACCATTGATGCTACCGGTATTCTCGGTATCGATTCATCCATCTTACTATACAGTGACCACAAAGAATACAGAAAACATTATTCTCATGTGTACCAGTAATGTGAGTGGAGTTGTATTAGAGTGGACCAATATTCCCCTCGACGATTGGAATTATAATATCACTCGGATCAATGATTCATCACAGCTGAAGATTTTAGATTATGGATCAAGTATCGATCTACCAATAACTATGCAGTGTAGTGGTTCGTATGGAGGAATAACTGTCTCCCAATACGCCACAATCGATATCGCGAGTACAGACGAGCATATAATCCTCTCTACATTAATCACAGCGGTATTGATAGTGTTCGTCATCTTGGTCATTATAGCTATAGTTCTTGAACTAATCGGAGTACTtataaacagaaaaacaaaaaaacagcagCTTCCTGCAATGTCATTAACGGATACAGGACTGACACGCTCTAACTTATCTTCTCAGGGTAACACTCAGTCACCGCTTCCTGTCACTTACACGACTACAGTAAGTCCTGAAagtatgaatatgcaacatcGACGAATGAATGAAGACTTATTGTACGCTCGATCGATAACTTTACAACAAGAAACAGAGAAAGAAACAGAacaatattttgatatcaatGAAGTCGCCTCATTTACATACGACAAAGATGATTATCTCGATCCAAGTCAGCATGAAACAGCGGTTTTGTACCATGACATTAGTTAA
- the LOC139976332 gene encoding uncharacterized protein isoform X1 yields the protein MPLIYNRPCKRNSYELRNTVGRTINATKSFFVHLLHRKQIIAGVKMTSVSVLRILVLVIYTNVSFLEASAAYREIQFENITKTYSVLEGAEIRFICNPMDIKKMLITTTLSTLVNSGNLEEALSKEFDFECNETSCALTIKQIERKHGDEYDCSYPKKSLTIKVLSSPSHDYPMCNSSYTSNTFFLDSFQEPFHFSCLSAEGFPAVNISLSVNHGDDEINNISDENLTIYETNETVLLSYSSYLDSTFNNSTFVCTVTQQLPAPYHSYNKSCSFGPLMLLPVFSVSIHPSHYTVTTKSTENITLMCTSNVSGVELEWTNIPLNDLNYNITRINDSSQLKIFDYGSSIDLPIIIQCSGSYGGRTVSQYATIGSASTDEHIHLPTLIIAALIVFVILVIIAIVLVLIGVLKTRKTKKQQLPAMSLTDTGQTRSHLSSQGNTQSPLPGTYTTTVSPESMNMQHRRMKEDLLYARSITLNQQNEKETEQYFDINEVASFTYDKEDYLVPNQLETAVLYHDIS from the exons ATGCCGTTAATTTATAATCGGCCGTGTAAGCGAAATTCCTACGAATTACGGAATACTGTCGGACGTACCATAAACGCAACTAAG TCTTTCTTCGTACATCTCCTCCACAGGAAACAAATAATAGCAGGCGTTAAGATGACTTCAGTTTCAGTATTGCGGATCCTGGTGCTTGTCATTTacacaaatgtttcatttcttgAAGCAAGTGCCGCATATAGGGAAatacagtttgaaaatattacgaaAACATATTCAGTTTTGGAAGGCGCTGAGATTAGGTTTATATGTAACCCAATGgatattaagaaaatgttaattaCTACCACATTATCGACGTTGGTTAACTCGGGGAATTTGGAGGAAGCATTATCAAAAGAATTTGACTTTGAATGCAATGAAACAAGTTGTGCACTAACCATTAAACAAATAGAGAGGAAACATGGGGACGAATATGATTGCAGTTATCCTAAAAAGTCTTTGACCATAAAAGTACTTAGCAGTCCATCACATGATTATCCTATGTGTAATTCAAGCTACACCTCTAATACATTCTTCCTCGATTCGTTTCAAGAACCATTCCATTTCAGTTGCCTGTCTGCAGAAGGATTTCCAGCAGTTAACATTTCATTATCTGTCAATCATGGAGATGATGAGATAAACAACATAAGTGACGAAAATTTAACGATTTATGAAACAAATGAGACTGTTTTACTTTCTTATTCATCATATCTGGATTCAACATTTAATAACAGTACCTTTGTATGTACTGTCACACAACAGTTACCTGCTCCCTATCACAGCTACAATAAATCTTGTTCCTTCGGACCATTGATGCTGCTACCGGTATTCTCGGTATCGATTCATCCATCTCACTATACAGTCACCACAAAGAGTACAGAAAACATTACTCTCATGTGTACCAGTAATGTGAGTGGAGTTGAATTAGAGTGGACCAATATTCCTCTCAACGATTTGAATTATAATATCACTCGGATCAATGATTCATCACAGCTGAAGATTTTCGATTATGGATCAAGTATCGATCTACCAATAATTATTCAGTGTAGTGGTTCGTATGGAGGAAGAACTGTCTCCCAATACGCCACAATCGGTTCCGCGAGTACAGACGAGCATATACATCTCCCTACATTAATAATAGCGGCATTGATAGTGTTCGTCATCTTGGTCATCATCGCCATAGTTCTTGTACTAATCGGAGTACTAAAaaccagaaaaacaaaaaaacagcagCTTCCTGCGATGTCATTAACGGATACAGGACAGACACGCTCTCACTTATCTTCTCAGGGTAACACTCAGTCACCGCTTCCTGGCACTTACACGACTACAGTAAGTCCTGAAagtatgaatatgcaacatcGCCGAATGAAAGAAGACTTATTGTACGCTCGATCGATAACTTTAAATCAACAAAATGAGAAAGAAACAGAacaatattttgatatcaatGAAGTTGCTTCATTTACATACGACAAGGAAGATTATCTCGTTCCGAATCAGCTTGAAACAGCGGTTTTGTACCATGATATTAGTTAG
- the LOC139976332 gene encoding uncharacterized protein isoform X2: MTSVSVLRILVLVIYTNVSFLEASAAYREIQFENITKTYSVLEGAEIRFICNPMDIKKMLITTTLSTLVNSGNLEEALSKEFDFECNETSCALTIKQIERKHGDEYDCSYPKKSLTIKVLSSPSHDYPMCNSSYTSNTFFLDSFQEPFHFSCLSAEGFPAVNISLSVNHGDDEINNISDENLTIYETNETVLLSYSSYLDSTFNNSTFVCTVTQQLPAPYHSYNKSCSFGPLMLLPVFSVSIHPSHYTVTTKSTENITLMCTSNVSGVELEWTNIPLNDLNYNITRINDSSQLKIFDYGSSIDLPIIIQCSGSYGGRTVSQYATIGSASTDEHIHLPTLIIAALIVFVILVIIAIVLVLIGVLKTRKTKKQQLPAMSLTDTGQTRSHLSSQGNTQSPLPGTYTTTVSPESMNMQHRRMKEDLLYARSITLNQQNEKETEQYFDINEVASFTYDKEDYLVPNQLETAVLYHDIS; this comes from the coding sequence ATGACTTCAGTTTCAGTATTGCGGATCCTGGTGCTTGTCATTTacacaaatgtttcatttcttgAAGCAAGTGCCGCATATAGGGAAatacagtttgaaaatattacgaaAACATATTCAGTTTTGGAAGGCGCTGAGATTAGGTTTATATGTAACCCAATGgatattaagaaaatgttaattaCTACCACATTATCGACGTTGGTTAACTCGGGGAATTTGGAGGAAGCATTATCAAAAGAATTTGACTTTGAATGCAATGAAACAAGTTGTGCACTAACCATTAAACAAATAGAGAGGAAACATGGGGACGAATATGATTGCAGTTATCCTAAAAAGTCTTTGACCATAAAAGTACTTAGCAGTCCATCACATGATTATCCTATGTGTAATTCAAGCTACACCTCTAATACATTCTTCCTCGATTCGTTTCAAGAACCATTCCATTTCAGTTGCCTGTCTGCAGAAGGATTTCCAGCAGTTAACATTTCATTATCTGTCAATCATGGAGATGATGAGATAAACAACATAAGTGACGAAAATTTAACGATTTATGAAACAAATGAGACTGTTTTACTTTCTTATTCATCATATCTGGATTCAACATTTAATAACAGTACCTTTGTATGTACTGTCACACAACAGTTACCTGCTCCCTATCACAGCTACAATAAATCTTGTTCCTTCGGACCATTGATGCTGCTACCGGTATTCTCGGTATCGATTCATCCATCTCACTATACAGTCACCACAAAGAGTACAGAAAACATTACTCTCATGTGTACCAGTAATGTGAGTGGAGTTGAATTAGAGTGGACCAATATTCCTCTCAACGATTTGAATTATAATATCACTCGGATCAATGATTCATCACAGCTGAAGATTTTCGATTATGGATCAAGTATCGATCTACCAATAATTATTCAGTGTAGTGGTTCGTATGGAGGAAGAACTGTCTCCCAATACGCCACAATCGGTTCCGCGAGTACAGACGAGCATATACATCTCCCTACATTAATAATAGCGGCATTGATAGTGTTCGTCATCTTGGTCATCATCGCCATAGTTCTTGTACTAATCGGAGTACTAAAaaccagaaaaacaaaaaaacagcagCTTCCTGCGATGTCATTAACGGATACAGGACAGACACGCTCTCACTTATCTTCTCAGGGTAACACTCAGTCACCGCTTCCTGGCACTTACACGACTACAGTAAGTCCTGAAagtatgaatatgcaacatcGCCGAATGAAAGAAGACTTATTGTACGCTCGATCGATAACTTTAAATCAACAAAATGAGAAAGAAACAGAacaatattttgatatcaatGAAGTTGCTTCATTTACATACGACAAGGAAGATTATCTCGTTCCGAATCAGCTTGAAACAGCGGTTTTGTACCATGATATTAGTTAG